From one Lotus japonicus ecotype B-129 chromosome 3, LjGifu_v1.2 genomic stretch:
- the LOC130747097 gene encoding ABC transporter F family member 1, protein MVSDASKKKAAQKKAAAAAKRGGKAATAAASSKAAASDKAADKLANGIADMQISDRTCTGVLCSHPLSRDIRIESLSVTFHGHDLIVDSELELNYGRRYGLLGLNGCGKSTLLTAIGHRELPIPEHMDIYHLTREIEASDMSALEAVVSCDEERLRLEKEAETLAAQDDGGGETLERIYERLEALDASTAEKRAAEILHGLGFDKKMQAKKTRDFSGGWRMRIALARALFINPTILLLDEPTNHLDLEACVWLEESLKNFDRIMVVISHSQDFLNGVCTNIIHMQSKQLKMYTGNYDQYVQTRSELEENQMKQYKWEQEQISNMKEYIARFGHGSAKLARQAQSKEKTLAKMERGGLTEKVARDSVLVFRFVDVGKLPPPVLQFVEVSFGYTPDNLIYKNIDFGVDLDSRIALVGPNGAGKSTLLKLMTGELGPTDGMVRRHNHLRIAQYHQHLAEKLDMEMSALLYMMREYPGVEEEKMRAAIGKFGLSGKAQIMPMKNLSDGQRSRVIFAWLAYRQPQMLLLDEPTNHLDIETIDSLAEALNEWDGGLVLVSHDFRLINQVAHEIWVCENQAVKKWEGGIMDFKRHLKAKAGLSD, encoded by the exons ATGGTGTCTGACGCGAGCAAGAAGAAGGCGGCACAGAAGAAAGCGGCCGCGGCGGCTAAGAGAGGAGGCAAGGCGGCTACCGCTGCGGCTTCGTCGAAAGCGGCGGCGTCTGACAAGGCTGCCGACAAGCTCGCTAATGGAATTGCGGATATGCAGATTTCCGATAGGACCTGTACCGGCGTCCTCTGTTCGCATCCTCTCTCGAGGGATATTCGG ATAGAATCTCTATCAGTTACTTTTCATGGACATGATCTGATAGTCGATTCTGAGTTGGAGCTGAATTATGGAAG ACGTTATGGGTTGCTTGGGTTAAATGGTTGTGGAAAATCTACCCTGCTTACAGCAATAGGTCACCGAGAACTTCCTATACCAGAGCACATGGATATTTATCACCTTACCAGGGAGATTGAAGCCTCTGACATGTCTGCATTGGAAGCTGTCGTGAGCTGTGATGAGGAAAGGTTGAGATTGGAGAAAGAAGCTGAAACTTTGGCAGCACAG GATGATGGGGGTGGTGAAACTCTCGAACGTATTTATGAACGATTAGAAGCCTTGGATGCATCAACTGCAGAAAAGCGTGCTGCTGAAATTTTACACGGTCTTGGGTTCGACAAAAAGATGCAGGCAAAGAAGACTCGTGATTTTTCTGGTGGCTGGAGAATGAGGATTGCTTTAGCACGAGCTCTATTTATCAACCCGACCATTCTTCTACTTGATGAACCAACCAATCACCTTG ATTTGGAAGCTTGTGTGTGGCTGGAGGAGAGTTTGAAGAATTTTGACCGTATTATGGTTGTGATTTCACATTCCCAGGATTTTCTTAATGGTGTCTGCACGAATATCATTCACATGCAAAGCAAACAATTGAAGATGTATACTGGTAATTATGATCAATATGTTCAGACACGATCTGAACTGGAAGAGAACCAGATGAAGCAGTACAAGTGGGAGCAGGAACAGATTTCCAACATGAAAGAATACATTGCCCGATTTGGGCATGGATCAGCAAAATTAGCTCGCCAAGCTCAGAGTAAGGAGAAAACTCTTGCAAAAATGGAGCGGGGTGGACTTACAGAGAAGGTAGCAAGAGACTCAGTTTTGGTATTCCGCTTTGTTGACGTGGGAAAACTTCCACCACCTGTGCTCCAGTTTGTTGAAGTGTCATTTGGTTACACTCCTGATAATCTCATCTACAAGAACATTGACTTTGGAGTTGATTTAGACTCCAGGATTGCTCTTGTTGGACCCAATGGAGCTGGGAAGAGTACATTACTGAAACTAATGACAGGTGAATTGGGTCCTACAGATGGCATGGTTCGACGCCACAATCACCTTCGCATTGCACAATATCACCAGCACTTGGCTGAAAAGCTGGACATGGAAATGTCTGCTCTTCTGTATATGATGAGAGAGTACCCTGGAGTTGAGGAAGAGAAGATGAGAGCAGCTATTGGGAAGTTTGGACTGTCGGGCAAAGCGCAGATCATGCCTATGAAGAACTTATCTGATGGGCAGAGGAGCCGTGTGATATTTGCATGGTTAGCTTATAGACAGCCTCAGATGCTACTTTTGGATGAACCAACTAATCATTTGGATATTGAAACAATTGACTCACTGGCTGAAGCATTGAATGAATGGGATGGTGGTCTGGTGCTTGTTAGCCATGATTTTAGGCTCATAAACCAGGTAGCCCATGAGATATGGGTGTGTGAAAATCAAGCTGTGAAAAAATGGGAGGGTGGTATTATGGACTTCAAGCGACATCTCAAGGCAAAGGCTGGTTTATCTGACTAA